In the genome of Montipora foliosa isolate CH-2021 chromosome 3, ASM3666993v2, whole genome shotgun sequence, one region contains:
- the LOC137995217 gene encoding probable ATP-dependent DNA helicase RecS codes for MALEFLRCVQKALFSAGYDDIILKVKQVICLESLYLKKDLVAVLPTGYGKSLVFQVLTRLLREREETRATTSVTKSVVLVVSPLNALMYDQISKLRARGVEAAVLGVKKGIDADSPVISQWEAGYEIVFCHPEAFLSCNNGLEVLQSSVYLSAVKAVVVDEAHS; via the coding sequence atggcgctcgaGTTTCTGAGATGTGTTCAGAAGGCGCTATTTTCGGCTGGCTATGACGATataattttgaaagtgaaacaagtcATTTGCCtggaaagtttatatttaaagaaAGATTTAGTTGCTGTTCTTCCTACCGGCTACGGGAAATCCTTAGTTTTCCAAGTTCTGACTCGATTGTTGAGGGAAAGAGAGGAAACACGTGCAACCACGTCGGTAACAAAGTCTGTAGTTTTAGTTGTTTCACCTTTGAACGCTTTGATGTATgatcagatttctaaattgagAGCGAGAGGTGTGGAAGCAGCGGTGCTAGGAGTAAAGAAAGGAATCGACGCTGATTCGCCGGTTATTTCCCAGTGGGAAGCCGGATACGAGATTGTTTTTTGTCACCCGGAGGCTTTTTTATCTTGTAATAATGGACTGGAAGTTCTACAAAGCAGTGTTTATTTGTCAGCCGTCAAAGCAGTCGTAGTAGATGAAGCTCATTCATGA